A region of Helicoverpa zea isolate HzStark_Cry1AcR chromosome 16, ilHelZeax1.1, whole genome shotgun sequence DNA encodes the following proteins:
- the LOC124637316 gene encoding enolase isoform X1, which yields MPLLSRMPIKSIKARQIFDSRGNPTVEVDLVTELGLFRAAVPSGASTGVHEALELRDNIKGQYHGKGVLTAIKNINETIAPELLKQNLEVTQQKEIDQFMLGLDGTENKSKLGANAILGVSLAVAKAGAAKKGVPLYKHLADLAGNADIVLPVPAFNVINGGSHAGNKLAMQEFMILPTGAASFSEAMRMGSEVYHHLKKIIKEKFGLDSTAVGDEGGFAPNIQNNKDALFLIQDAIQQAGYTGKIEIGMDVAASEFFKNGTYDLDFKNPKSNPADYLSSEKLAEVYLDFIKDFPMVSIEDPFDQDDWAAWASLTSRTPIQIVGDDLTVTNPKRIATAVEKKACNCLLLKVNQIGSVTESIDAHLLAKKNGWGTMVSHRSGETEDTFIADLVVGLSTGQIKTGAPCRSERLAKYNQILRIEEELGSAAKYAGKNFRRPV from the exons ATGCCCCTTTTATCTAGAATGCCGATCAAGTCCATCAAAGCCCGTCAAATCTTCGACTCCCGTGGCAACCCCACTGTGGAGGTTGACTTG GTCACCGAGTTGGGCCTGTTCCGTGCAGCAGTCCCATCTGGTGCTTCCACTGGTGTCCATGAAGCTCTGGAACTCCGAGACAACATCAAGGGCCAGTACCATGGCAAGGGAGTCCTCACTGCCATCAAGAACATCAATGAGACCATCGCTCCTGAGCTGCTGAAACAGAACCTTGAGGTCACACAGCAGAAGGAG ATTGACCAGTTCATGCTGGGTTTGGATGGCACTGAAAACAAGTCAAAGTTGGGTGCCAACGCCATCCTTGGCGTGTCTCTGGCCGTTGCTAAGGCCGGAGCTGCTAAGAAGGGTGTGCCTCTATACAAGCACTTGGCTGATTTGGCTGGCAATGCCGATATTGTCCTACCTGTACCTGCCTTCAATGTCATCAACGGTGGCTCTCATGCTGGTAACAAGCTGGCGATGCAGGAATTCATGATCCTGCCTACTg GTGCTGCTTCCTTCAGTGAGGCTATGCGTATGGGCTCTGAGGTCTACCACCACTTGAAGAAGATCATTAAGGAGAAGTTCGGCCTTGACTCCACTGCTGTCGGTGATGAGGGTGGCTTTGCTCCCAACATCCAGAACAACAAGGATGCTCTCTTCCTGATTCAGGATGCTATCCAGCAGGCTGGTTACACTGGCAAG ATTGAAATTGGAATGGATGTTGCTGCATCTGAATTCTTCAAGAATGGCACCTATGACCTTGACTTCAAGAACCCTAAGTCCAACCCTGCTGACTACCTGTCTTCTGAGAAGTTGGCTGAGGTGTACCTGGACTTCATCAAAGATTTCCCCATGGTTTCCATTGAAGACCCCTTCGACCAGGACGACTGGGCAGCGTGGGCTAGCCTCACCTCCCGCACACCCATCCAGATTGTAGGAGATGATCTTACA GTCACAAACCCCAAGCGTATTGCCACAGCTGTTGAGAAGAAAGCTTGCAACTGTTTGCTGTTGAAAGTCAACCAGATTGGCAGCGTAACTGAATCCATTGATGCTCACCTGCTGGCCAAGAAGAACGGATGGGGCACCATGGTTTCTCACAG GTCTGGAGAGACTGAAGACACCTTCATTGCTGACCTCGTAGTGGGTCTGTCCACCGGTCAGATCAAGACTGGCGCGCCGTGCCGCTCGGAGCGTCTCGCCAAGTACAACCAGATCCTCCGCATTGAAGAGGAACTCGGATCTGCTGCTAAATACGCCGGCAAGAACTTCCGCAGGCCTGTTTAA
- the LOC124637316 gene encoding enolase isoform X2 gives MPIKSIKARQIFDSRGNPTVEVDLVTELGLFRAAVPSGASTGVHEALELRDNIKGQYHGKGVLTAIKNINETIAPELLKQNLEVTQQKEIDQFMLGLDGTENKSKLGANAILGVSLAVAKAGAAKKGVPLYKHLADLAGNADIVLPVPAFNVINGGSHAGNKLAMQEFMILPTGAASFSEAMRMGSEVYHHLKKIIKEKFGLDSTAVGDEGGFAPNIQNNKDALFLIQDAIQQAGYTGKIEIGMDVAASEFFKNGTYDLDFKNPKSNPADYLSSEKLAEVYLDFIKDFPMVSIEDPFDQDDWAAWASLTSRTPIQIVGDDLTVTNPKRIATAVEKKACNCLLLKVNQIGSVTESIDAHLLAKKNGWGTMVSHRSGETEDTFIADLVVGLSTGQIKTGAPCRSERLAKYNQILRIEEELGSAAKYAGKNFRRPV, from the exons ATGCCGATCAAGTCCATCAAAGCCCGTCAAATCTTCGACTCCCGTGGCAACCCCACTGTGGAGGTTGACTTG GTCACCGAGTTGGGCCTGTTCCGTGCAGCAGTCCCATCTGGTGCTTCCACTGGTGTCCATGAAGCTCTGGAACTCCGAGACAACATCAAGGGCCAGTACCATGGCAAGGGAGTCCTCACTGCCATCAAGAACATCAATGAGACCATCGCTCCTGAGCTGCTGAAACAGAACCTTGAGGTCACACAGCAGAAGGAG ATTGACCAGTTCATGCTGGGTTTGGATGGCACTGAAAACAAGTCAAAGTTGGGTGCCAACGCCATCCTTGGCGTGTCTCTGGCCGTTGCTAAGGCCGGAGCTGCTAAGAAGGGTGTGCCTCTATACAAGCACTTGGCTGATTTGGCTGGCAATGCCGATATTGTCCTACCTGTACCTGCCTTCAATGTCATCAACGGTGGCTCTCATGCTGGTAACAAGCTGGCGATGCAGGAATTCATGATCCTGCCTACTg GTGCTGCTTCCTTCAGTGAGGCTATGCGTATGGGCTCTGAGGTCTACCACCACTTGAAGAAGATCATTAAGGAGAAGTTCGGCCTTGACTCCACTGCTGTCGGTGATGAGGGTGGCTTTGCTCCCAACATCCAGAACAACAAGGATGCTCTCTTCCTGATTCAGGATGCTATCCAGCAGGCTGGTTACACTGGCAAG ATTGAAATTGGAATGGATGTTGCTGCATCTGAATTCTTCAAGAATGGCACCTATGACCTTGACTTCAAGAACCCTAAGTCCAACCCTGCTGACTACCTGTCTTCTGAGAAGTTGGCTGAGGTGTACCTGGACTTCATCAAAGATTTCCCCATGGTTTCCATTGAAGACCCCTTCGACCAGGACGACTGGGCAGCGTGGGCTAGCCTCACCTCCCGCACACCCATCCAGATTGTAGGAGATGATCTTACA GTCACAAACCCCAAGCGTATTGCCACAGCTGTTGAGAAGAAAGCTTGCAACTGTTTGCTGTTGAAAGTCAACCAGATTGGCAGCGTAACTGAATCCATTGATGCTCACCTGCTGGCCAAGAAGAACGGATGGGGCACCATGGTTTCTCACAG GTCTGGAGAGACTGAAGACACCTTCATTGCTGACCTCGTAGTGGGTCTGTCCACCGGTCAGATCAAGACTGGCGCGCCGTGCCGCTCGGAGCGTCTCGCCAAGTACAACCAGATCCTCCGCATTGAAGAGGAACTCGGATCTGCTGCTAAATACGCCGGCAAGAACTTCCGCAGGCCTGTTTAA
- the LOC124637318 gene encoding PRKR-interacting protein 1 homolog produces MSDTESKSDKKPIVIKNATDLQRLKLEKLMKNPDKPVVIPEPPRSKSLAPPPDFVRNVMGSSAGAGSGEFHVYRHLRRKEYARQKFIQEKSEKEKLDEEYHNRIEQNRRAAEEKTAKKRAKRLKKKKNAKLKGKQTKTDNKQNPSSQSDSSSEDDETEESKKDQELTSAPEEKSS; encoded by the exons ATGAGTGACACGGAATCTAAATCCGATAAAAAACCAATCGTTATAAAGAATGCAACTGATTTACAAAGACTAAAATTAGAAAAGCTGATGAAAAATCCA GACAAACCAGTGGTGATACCAGAGCCGCCGCGATCAAAATCATTGGCTCCACCTCCCGATTTTGTTCGCAACGTGATGGGTTCGAGTGCTGGCGCTGGTTCGGGCGAGTTTCACGTGTACCGACATTTAAGACGAAAAGAATATGCAAGGCAAAAGTTCATACAGGAGAAAAGCGAAAAG GAAAAACTTGATGAAGAATATCACAATAGAATAGAACAGAATCGAAGAGCAGCAGAAGAGAAGACAGCTAAGAAAAGAGCTAAGAGactgaagaaaaagaaaaatgccAAATTGAAagggaaacaaacaaaaacagacAATAAGCAGAATCCATCATCACAGTCTGACAGCAGTAGTGAAGACGATGAAACAGAGGAATCTAAGAAGGACCAAGAACTTACTTCAGCACCTGAAGAAAAGtcttcataa